The genomic window CACCGACAGATATTGGCCGCCACCGGCCGTCCAGCCAACTTTGACGGTGACGATGCCGTTTTGCGGCGTGAACTTCACAGCATTCGACAACAGGTTAAGCACCACCTGGCGCATCGCGCGTTCATCCACCCAGACGAGCGGCAGGGACGGCTCGACCTGTGCGCGAATGTCGATGTGCTTGCTGCGTGCCTTCAGCTGCACCATGCCGATGCAGTCCTCTGCAATCTCGACAAGCGACAGTGCCTCCTCGGTCAGATCGTACCGACCGGCCTCGATCCTCGACAGGTCCAGGATCTCGTTGATGAGGTTGAGCAGGTGTTCGCCGGAGCGGTGGATGTCGGCGGCATAGTCCTTGTACGTCGGATTCGGCATTGGCCCCAGGACCTCCTGGCTCATCACCTCCGAGAAACCGAGAATGGCGTTGAGCGGGGTTCGGAGCTCATGGCTCATGGAGGCAAGGAATCGAGACTTCGCCAGATTTGCCTCTTCGGCCCGCCGGCGTGCTTCGTCGGATACGGCATTCGCCACTTCCAACTCCGCGATCAGCGCCACCTTTTCCGACTGAAAGGAGAGCAGCGTCAGGTTGGAAACATAAAGCCGGTTCGAAACGAACACGAAGTAGCAGAAGGCGGCGCCGAGCACGGCGGCCATGCCGAGATCGTAGGGGCTCCCGTGCAGATAGGCACTGAGGCCAAAAGCAATCACAGGTGGACCGAAAGACGCGATGATCGCCCGCTTGAGCGTAAATGTCGCCATCGCGGAGGCGGCAAGGGCAACGAGCAGGATGACGCCCTTGTAGAACGAGAAGGATGGACCGGAACAGGTCGCACAATCCTGATAGGCAAAGATCGCCCAGCACAATCCGATCGTCAGATGCGCCACGAGAAAGCGGATGGTCCACTTTCGCGTCGTGGCCGGGTCGAAGCTCTTCGCTGAAGCCCGCCGCGCCAGGAACACCAGAATGGCGTAGGCGGCCAGTGTGAGTGCTGACCAAGGGATCAGTTCGAAGGATTCGCCGAAATAGATGCTGATGCCTGTTGCGGCCAGAACCAGCAATGGCATCGCCGCGGCGCCCTGCAGCAGCGAATTGATGTGCAGCAGCATCATCTCGCGCGCGAAATGGTGGCTCAGCGGTTGGCGAAACTGAAGCCGTTCACGGGTTGCGCGCACGGCTTGAGACACGCCGGCATTGCGCTGCGGGCGTGATCGGTCGACGATATTCTTGTCGCCGGTGCTCTCGAGTGCGATCGTCATCGTCCGTCTGGGTCATGCGGTTCTTTGCGGGAAGGTTAACGAGAATTTATTAAGAAGACCCTTCGACGGAGATGCTGCGCAGACACGCCAACCGATTGCGGCCAGCGTGGCGAGCCCATAGAACCTAGCTCGAAGCACGAGGAAAAGCTCTCTTGCGGAATTGGGAGGACGTTCTATGAAGCTTTATGATGGTGGCAAGGCGCCGAGCCCAAGGCGTGTCTCGATCTTCCTGGCCGAAAAAGGCATCGAGATAGAGCGTGTTCCAGTCGACATGGGCGCGCTCGGTCACAAGAGCGAAGCGCTCAGCAAACTCAATCCGTTGCAGCGTTTGCCTGTTCTGGAGCTTGATGATGGAACGGTGCTGACGGAGTCAGTCGCCATATGTCGCTACATCGAGGCACTTCATCCTGAACCCAACCTTTTCGGCCACCGCGGTCTGGAAGAAGCGCAGGTCGAAATGTGGAACCGGCGCGTGGAACTGCACTTTCTCAATTCCGTCGCGGCCGTCTTCAGGCACCTGCATCCCGCGATGAAGGGATGGGAAGTTCCGCAAGTGAAGGAATGGGGCGAAGCCAATCGACCGCGCGTCACCGAATTCCTGTCTTTTCTGGATGGTGAACTTGCACACCGCGATTTCATCGCCGGCAACCGGTTCACCATTGCCGACATTTCGGCCATGGTCTCCGTCAGCTTCATGAAGCCGGCGAAGATCGACATGCCGGAGCATCTTGCTCATCTGCGCGCCTGGCATGAGCGCGTCAGTGGGCGGCCGAGCGCGCGCGCCTGACGGCTTCACTTTGGCCACACCCGACGATGACAGCCTGATTGCACTTGGCGAACGCATCGCTGCGTGCCGCATCTGCCGCGATCGTCCGGATCGACGCGCGCGGCCGCTGCCCCACGAGCCGCGCCCCGTGTGCGTGTTGTCGTCCACGGCGCGGATCGTCATCTGCGGGCAAGCGCCGGGCACCCGCGTCCACGCGTCCGGTCGTCCTTTCACGGATCCGTCGGGAGATCGCTTGCGCACATGGCTGGGGGTGGGTGAGGATGAGTTCTATGATCCGGCGCGGTTTTCCATCGTGCCGATGGGGTTCTGCTTTCCAGGGCTCGATGCAAAGGGCGGCGACCGCCCGCCCCGGCGCGAGTGTCGCGCCAACTGGCATGACAGCGTCTTTGCCGCCATGCGCCAGATCGACCTCGTCCTGGCCGTCGGTCGGTATGCCCAGGATTACCATCTGCCGCAGTGGCGCGGCCGGTCGCTTCACGACGTCGTCCAGTCGTGGGAGGAGATCGCCGAAGAAACCGCGCGGGCAGGGCGGTGCATCATCCCGCTGCCTCATCCCTCCTGGCGCAACAATGCGTGGCTGTCGCGCAATGCCTGGTTCGACGAGAAGCTGGTTCCTCATCTGCAAGAGCAGGTTGCCGCACGTCTCAAGCACGCTGTCGATCAGCGGGAGCATTGAGGCTGCAGAAGCGCTGTGCTAGAGCGCGATGAGAGAAGCCTTGGAACAGCATTCCATCAGATCCGCTGCGTCCAGGCATCCACGCAAAACCATTCTAGAGAAGTCCGTCCATGGATCGCCTTGATCGCAAAATCCTCCGTCTTCTGCAGGAAGACTCGACGCTCGCTGTGGCCGACCTCGCCAAGAAGGTGGGCTTGTCCACGACTCCCTGCTGGCGGCGCATCCAGAAGCTTGAGGAGGAGGGCGTCATCCGCAAGCGGGTCGCTCTGCTCGACCCGGCGAAGGTCAATGCCCAAGTCACGGTCTTCGTGTCGATCCGAACGAGCGCGCATAGCCACGAATGGCTGAAGCGCTTTTCGGAGGTGGTAGTGGATTTTCCGGAAGTGGTCGAGTTCTACCGGATGAGCGGCGATGTCGACTATCTGCTGCGCGTGGTGGTGCCCGACATTGCGGCCTACGACAATTTCTACAAGCGCCTGATCCAGCGCATCGAAATCCGCGACGTGTCCTCGAGCTTCGCGATGCAGCAGATCAAGTACACGACGGAGCTACCGCTCGATTATCTCGTGGTGGATGGCGGGCGCTCCAGCGATTCCTGAGATTACTCGTCGACCGGCGCAGCCATGCCGAGCGTCCGGATCGGCTCGAAGAATTCGTAGATCATCCCCACAAATTCCGGTTTGCCGTCTTCGGTCTCACGGTATTTCCCGACGCTTCGGATGAAGCGATACTCGCTCTCGCGCGACCGCAACCGTATGATCGCGTGAAAGGGCGCCCGGATGATCGTGGCTTGCTCGACCATCTCGAGCATCGCGCCGAGATCGTTCGGATGGATGGCCGCATTGGCTTCCGTGAGGGATACGGGACCTTCGCGATACTCCATGCCGAAGATATCGAAGACGCCTCGCGTCCAGTAGGTGAGCCCCTGCTCGATATCCGTGCGCCAAAAACCGGTGCGTCGGAAATAGGAGGACAGATCGCAGACGTCGTCCGCAGTCAGTCCGATCTGTTCGAACTGCGGTCGGGCTCCAGTCAGCGTGTCGAGATCGTATCGGATAAGCACCAGAAGCATCCGTGGTCAGGTTCGCCGCGGCTTCTCCGCCCGGCTGCTTCTGGTGTATGATACCCTACTAACGGCCTGTAAACACGATTTGTCAGATATCGTGTCAATATCGTGAGGAAATGCTATTTCTCCAGGCGAGCCAACAGCGAGGATGTATCCCAGCGGTTGCCGCCCATCTTCTGAACTTCCGCATAGAACTGATCGACAAGGGCTGCGACCGGCAGAGACGCGCCGTTGCGC from Georhizobium profundi includes these protein-coding regions:
- a CDS encoding sensor histidine kinase, with protein sequence MTIALESTGDKNIVDRSRPQRNAGVSQAVRATRERLQFRQPLSHHFAREMMLLHINSLLQGAAAMPLLVLAATGISIYFGESFELIPWSALTLAAYAILVFLARRASAKSFDPATTRKWTIRFLVAHLTIGLCWAIFAYQDCATCSGPSFSFYKGVILLVALAASAMATFTLKRAIIASFGPPVIAFGLSAYLHGSPYDLGMAAVLGAAFCYFVFVSNRLYVSNLTLLSFQSEKVALIAELEVANAVSDEARRRAEEANLAKSRFLASMSHELRTPLNAILGFSEVMSQEVLGPMPNPTYKDYAADIHRSGEHLLNLINEILDLSRIEAGRYDLTEEALSLVEIAEDCIGMVQLKARSKHIDIRAQVEPSLPLVWVDERAMRQVVLNLLSNAVKFTPQNGIVTVKVGWTAGGGQYLSVVDDGPGIPEEEIPIVLSAFGQGSVAIKSAEQGTGLGLPIVQAILAKHGGQFVLRSKLREGTEAIAILPPRRVLQSIPPIDDDSIYTTKQKKPVFA
- a CDS encoding uracil-DNA glycosylase family protein, with the protein product MSASVGGRARAPDGFTLATPDDDSLIALGERIAACRICRDRPDRRARPLPHEPRPVCVLSSTARIVICGQAPGTRVHASGRPFTDPSGDRLRTWLGVGEDEFYDPARFSIVPMGFCFPGLDAKGGDRPPRRECRANWHDSVFAAMRQIDLVLAVGRYAQDYHLPQWRGRSLHDVVQSWEEIAEETARAGRCIIPLPHPSWRNNAWLSRNAWFDEKLVPHLQEQVAARLKHAVDQREH
- a CDS encoding Lrp/AsnC family transcriptional regulator, with translation MDRLDRKILRLLQEDSTLAVADLAKKVGLSTTPCWRRIQKLEEEGVIRKRVALLDPAKVNAQVTVFVSIRTSAHSHEWLKRFSEVVVDFPEVVEFYRMSGDVDYLLRVVVPDIAAYDNFYKRLIQRIEIRDVSSSFAMQQIKYTTELPLDYLVVDGGRSSDS
- a CDS encoding PAS domain-containing protein; its protein translation is MLIRYDLDTLTGARPQFEQIGLTADDVCDLSSYFRRTGFWRTDIEQGLTYWTRGVFDIFGMEYREGPVSLTEANAAIHPNDLGAMLEMVEQATIIRAPFHAIIRLRSRESEYRFIRSVGKYRETEDGKPEFVGMIYEFFEPIRTLGMAAPVDE
- a CDS encoding glutathione S-transferase family protein — encoded protein: MKLYDGGKAPSPRRVSIFLAEKGIEIERVPVDMGALGHKSEALSKLNPLQRLPVLELDDGTVLTESVAICRYIEALHPEPNLFGHRGLEEAQVEMWNRRVELHFLNSVAAVFRHLHPAMKGWEVPQVKEWGEANRPRVTEFLSFLDGELAHRDFIAGNRFTIADISAMVSVSFMKPAKIDMPEHLAHLRAWHERVSGRPSARA